Proteins found in one Herbiconiux sp. A18JL235 genomic segment:
- a CDS encoding alpha/beta fold hydrolase, translated as MSESLSHDDEVPLELIVDRVRSRGATTRVTRVSMTGGKDSDEPAARKSFVLVGGVGVAATYFEFLAPTLAELGDVYALDLPGFAGLPRPHEQPTAAFFAEQVSAVLDHYGLDDPVLIGHSMGTQVVIELLIDRPGITEAVLVSPVINDQERALPLQALRFAQSASRETLHLALTAFSAYLLCGLVYFLTVLPHMMRYRVVDRVALVQARLLLIRGQLDTTSPRRFHARLARAARSASTWEIEGAAHSVINAHAVGVAKLTVGFVDGRLARRGGMSSEEADLPEPVGGGVSLVLKAMGSRAAEWVSALRRDERGVARAKAEHAKLLWRAYAPRRR; from the coding sequence GTGAGCGAAAGCCTCTCGCACGACGACGAGGTGCCCCTCGAGCTGATCGTCGACCGGGTGCGGTCGCGGGGCGCCACCACCCGCGTCACCCGGGTGAGCATGACGGGCGGGAAGGATTCCGACGAACCCGCCGCCCGCAAGTCGTTCGTGCTCGTGGGCGGGGTCGGTGTCGCGGCCACCTACTTCGAGTTCCTGGCGCCGACGCTGGCCGAGCTCGGCGACGTGTACGCGCTCGACCTGCCGGGGTTCGCGGGCCTCCCGCGACCCCACGAGCAGCCGACCGCCGCGTTCTTCGCCGAGCAGGTGTCGGCGGTGCTCGACCACTACGGGCTCGACGACCCGGTACTCATCGGCCACTCCATGGGAACGCAGGTGGTGATCGAACTCCTCATCGACCGACCCGGCATCACCGAGGCCGTGCTCGTGAGCCCGGTCATCAACGACCAGGAGCGCGCCCTGCCGTTGCAGGCGCTGCGCTTCGCACAGTCGGCCTCGCGCGAGACGCTGCACCTCGCCCTCACCGCCTTCTCGGCGTACCTCCTGTGCGGCCTGGTGTACTTCCTCACCGTGCTGCCGCACATGATGCGCTACCGGGTCGTCGATCGCGTGGCGCTCGTGCAGGCCCGCCTGCTGCTCATCCGCGGGCAGCTCGACACCACCTCGCCGCGGCGGTTCCACGCGCGGCTCGCGAGAGCGGCGCGTTCGGCCTCGACCTGGGAGATCGAGGGGGCGGCTCACTCCGTGATCAACGCGCACGCGGTGGGAGTGGCGAAGCTCACGGTGGGTTTCGTCGACGGCCGCCTCGCCCGGCGTGGGGGTATGTCGTCGGAGGAGGCCGACCTGCCCGAGCCGGTGGGAGGCGGGGTGTCGCTCGTGCTGAAGGCGATGGGGAGCAGGGCTGCCGAGTGGGTCTCCGCCCTGCGCCGCGACGAACGCGGGGTGGCGAGGGCGAAGGCCGAGCACGCGAAGCTGCTCTGGCGAGCCTACGCACCCCGGCGCCGCTGA
- a CDS encoding MFS transporter, producing MDAALARRRLALFALFFVPGVSLASWVTRTPAIRDLLGASTAEMGLVLFGLSIGSMVGILSSGALVARFGARPVITVGLVGIVISMPTVGLGAAVDSSLLAAFGLFLFGLAMGGGEVAMNVEGAELERRIGRPVLPALHGCFSLGTVVGAVAGIVFTATDFSVVLHLLIVGVLGLVIFVVAIRQLEYGVGKVDRAAHATATASTPVRREPVWRDRRLLLIGAIVLAMALAEGSANDWLPLLMVDGHDFDPAYGSAVFAVFALAMTVGRFIGGWFIERFGRAQVLRASAIAGVVGLVLVIFVDNQIVAGLAVILWGLGAALGFPLALSAAGDSGPDANRRVALVATVGYVAFLVGPPVLGFLGEEFGLRAAMIVPLVLVAVAIFLAPAVGGRTSRPADEQEPTHTAA from the coding sequence GTGGATGCCGCACTCGCGCGACGCCGTCTCGCCCTGTTCGCCCTGTTCTTCGTTCCGGGCGTCTCGCTGGCGTCGTGGGTGACGCGCACCCCCGCCATCCGCGACCTTCTCGGCGCCTCCACCGCCGAGATGGGTCTCGTGCTGTTCGGGCTGTCGATCGGCTCGATGGTGGGCATCCTGTCGTCGGGGGCGCTGGTCGCCAGGTTCGGCGCTCGCCCGGTCATCACGGTGGGGCTCGTCGGCATCGTCATCAGCATGCCGACGGTGGGGCTCGGCGCCGCCGTCGACTCAAGCCTGCTCGCGGCGTTCGGACTGTTCCTGTTCGGCCTCGCGATGGGCGGCGGCGAGGTCGCGATGAACGTCGAGGGGGCCGAGCTCGAACGGCGCATCGGCCGGCCTGTGCTGCCCGCCCTGCACGGGTGCTTCAGCCTGGGCACCGTGGTGGGCGCCGTCGCCGGCATCGTGTTCACCGCCACCGACTTCTCCGTGGTGCTCCACCTCCTGATCGTCGGTGTGCTCGGGCTCGTCATCTTCGTCGTCGCCATCCGGCAGCTGGAGTACGGCGTCGGCAAGGTCGACCGCGCCGCGCACGCGACGGCGACCGCGAGCACCCCGGTTCGCCGCGAACCCGTCTGGCGCGACCGGCGCCTGCTGCTCATCGGCGCCATCGTGCTCGCCATGGCTTTGGCCGAGGGCAGCGCGAACGACTGGCTGCCGCTGCTCATGGTCGACGGGCACGACTTCGACCCCGCCTACGGGTCTGCCGTGTTCGCCGTGTTCGCCCTCGCGATGACGGTGGGTCGCTTCATCGGCGGCTGGTTCATCGAGCGCTTCGGGCGCGCCCAGGTGCTGCGCGCGAGCGCCATCGCCGGGGTCGTGGGACTCGTGCTCGTCATCTTCGTCGACAACCAGATCGTCGCCGGCCTCGCCGTCATCCTTTGGGGGCTCGGCGCCGCCCTCGGCTTCCCGCTCGCCCTCTCGGCGGCGGGCGATTCCGGCCCCGACGCGAACCGGCGTGTCGCCCTGGTGGCGACCGTGGGCTACGTGGCGTTCCTGGTGGGGCCGCCCGTGCTCGGCTTCCTCGGCGAGGAGTTCGGTCTGCGGGCGGCGATGATCGTGCCGCTCGTGCTCGTGGCGGTGGCGATCTTCCTCGCCCCCGCCGTCGGGGGCCGCACGTCGCGACCCGCCGACGAGCAGGAGCCGACGCACACGGCGGCCTGA
- a CDS encoding DUF5996 family protein: MNATAASAAPNHAWPTLTTESWGPTRATFHMFTQIVGKVRLAFAPMVNHWWQVPLYVTARGLSTGAVPYEGDVFDIEFDLLAHRLSVRRSDGRESVFALEPMPVSEFYRRVLDALAELGVEVSIHARPNEVDPAVPFADDHENCSYDAPAVTAFWRQLIQAERVLTVFRSRFTGKVSPVHFFWGAMDLAVTRFSGREAPEHPGGVPNCPDRVMVEGYSHEISSAGFWPGGGAEGAFYSYAYPGPAGFAEWEVPEGAFFSRELGEFLLPYEVVRASADPDGLVLEFLEATYDAARTLGRWPEGAGAA; encoded by the coding sequence ATGAACGCGACCGCCGCATCCGCTGCTCCGAACCATGCCTGGCCCACCCTCACGACGGAGTCGTGGGGCCCGACCCGGGCGACCTTCCACATGTTCACCCAGATCGTGGGGAAGGTGCGCCTGGCGTTCGCCCCGATGGTGAACCACTGGTGGCAGGTGCCGCTCTACGTCACGGCGCGGGGGCTCAGCACCGGGGCTGTGCCCTACGAGGGCGACGTGTTCGACATCGAGTTCGACCTGCTCGCCCACCGGCTGTCGGTCCGCCGCAGCGACGGGCGGGAGAGCGTCTTCGCGCTCGAGCCGATGCCGGTGTCGGAGTTCTACCGCCGGGTGCTCGACGCGCTGGCCGAGCTGGGCGTCGAGGTGAGCATCCACGCGCGGCCGAACGAGGTCGACCCCGCCGTGCCGTTCGCCGACGACCACGAGAACTGCAGCTACGACGCGCCGGCGGTGACGGCGTTCTGGCGACAGCTCATCCAGGCCGAGCGTGTGCTCACGGTGTTCCGCTCACGGTTCACCGGCAAGGTCAGCCCGGTTCACTTCTTCTGGGGTGCGATGGATCTCGCGGTGACGCGCTTCTCCGGCAGGGAGGCCCCCGAGCATCCGGGCGGCGTGCCGAACTGCCCCGACCGCGTGATGGTGGAGGGGTACTCGCACGAAATCAGCAGCGCCGGGTTCTGGCCGGGCGGCGGAGCGGAGGGGGCGTTCTACTCCTACGCCTACCCGGGGCCGGCGGGCTTCGCCGAGTGGGAGGTGCCCGAGGGAGCGTTCTTCAGCCGGGAGCTCGGCGAGTTCCTGCTGCCGTACGAAGTGGTGCGGGCCTCCGCCGACCCCGACGGGCTCGTGCTCGAGTTCCTCGAGGCCACCTACGATGCCGCACGCACCCTGGGGCGATGGCCCGAGGGAGCCGGTGCGGCCTGA
- a CDS encoding putative zinc-binding metallopeptidase: MRRFACEVCGTEVFFDSSQCLHCGTESGYRYGDDEVVALTTAGEAEGEGASGASRHRCSQASLAGCTWVVDTPGSACASCSLTRTRPSDDDLEGLTLFPVAEAAKRHLLRDLRRVGLTVSGKAVDEQRGLAFDLLSSVDDDITIGHADGVITMDLAEGDDSHREKVRQRLAEPYRTMLGHFRHEVGHYVEWLLLEGTDRMHEARELFGDEREDYQTAIDRHYQDGAPVGWQETYISEYATMHPYEDFAESWAHVLHIEDTLETAQAFDLVPPSAADSPSHGFADVVRHDWLPFATAMNVVNRSLGARDLYPFILADRVIEKLAFAASVVGIAATPTPSPPPKTPPTPTLESVDRTPEETRG, translated from the coding sequence GTGAGACGCTTCGCCTGCGAGGTCTGTGGCACGGAGGTCTTCTTCGACTCGTCGCAGTGCCTGCACTGCGGTACCGAGTCGGGCTACCGCTACGGTGACGACGAGGTCGTCGCGCTGACGACGGCGGGAGAGGCGGAAGGGGAAGGCGCGTCCGGCGCGAGCCGGCACCGTTGCTCGCAGGCCTCGCTGGCGGGGTGCACGTGGGTGGTCGATACTCCGGGGTCGGCGTGTGCGAGCTGCTCCCTCACCCGCACGCGTCCGTCCGACGACGACCTCGAGGGCCTCACGCTCTTCCCGGTGGCGGAGGCAGCCAAACGGCATCTGCTCCGAGATCTCCGCCGCGTCGGGCTGACCGTCAGCGGGAAGGCTGTCGACGAGCAGAGGGGTCTCGCTTTCGACCTGCTCTCGAGCGTCGACGACGACATCACCATCGGTCACGCCGACGGTGTGATCACCATGGATCTCGCCGAGGGTGACGACAGCCACCGTGAGAAGGTGCGTCAACGCCTCGCCGAGCCGTATCGCACCATGCTGGGCCACTTCCGGCATGAGGTTGGTCACTACGTGGAGTGGCTGCTGCTCGAGGGAACCGACCGGATGCATGAGGCGCGTGAGCTGTTCGGCGACGAACGCGAGGACTACCAGACGGCGATCGATCGGCACTACCAGGACGGGGCGCCCGTGGGCTGGCAGGAGACCTACATCAGCGAGTACGCGACGATGCATCCCTACGAGGACTTCGCTGAATCGTGGGCCCACGTTCTCCACATCGAGGACACCCTCGAGACCGCGCAGGCGTTCGACCTCGTCCCGCCCTCAGCGGCAGACTCGCCGTCGCACGGCTTCGCCGACGTGGTGCGGCACGACTGGTTGCCTTTCGCTACCGCCATGAACGTGGTGAACCGCTCCCTCGGGGCACGCGACCTGTATCCCTTCATCCTTGCCGACCGCGTCATCGAGAAGCTCGCGTTCGCGGCCTCCGTCGTGGGGATCGCCGCTACCCCGACACCGTCGCCGCCGCCGAAGACGCCCCCGACGCCCACGCTCGAGTCGGTGGATCGCACTCCCGAGGAGACCCGTGGTTGA
- a CDS encoding GMC family oxidoreductase — protein MNLSGMRLHSTEGVVDAVVIGTGAGGAPLLAALAARGLSVVALEAGPNFEPDDHTPDETEAVEINWMSERLSGGDDPTAFGQNNSGRGVGGSTLHWGAFAPRPSRTDIRLRSDCGVGEDWPVDHDELTSYLERVERFIGVSGPAHYPWDPSRRYAYPPTRRNASSEMMMRGCEAVGIRATDAPAAVITRDRHQEHHGLRQACISCGACHQGCRTQSKASMDTTYLPAAVASGAEIRAGATVHGLERDAAGRITAVVYRQNGRDVRQRCSTVFLCAGGVESARLLLNTGVGVANGQVGRHFMVHGATQVWGRFDEEMRSYRGYPSSIISEDMVRPAGADFAGGYLMQSLGVMPLTFATTLTRGGGLWGQDLLEALDDYPFMAGVGINAECLPAEGNLLELADEVDEVGMRKATLSFTAGDNEKAIDEHAVATMTAIVEAAGARSTTVLARTAHTVGTCRMGTDPELSVVDPEGRSHEVSNLYVCDNSVFPSSLIANPAITIMALALRTADRFLAAR, from the coding sequence ATGAACCTCAGCGGCATGCGACTGCACTCGACCGAGGGTGTCGTCGACGCCGTCGTCATCGGCACCGGTGCGGGTGGTGCGCCCCTGCTCGCCGCTCTCGCCGCCCGCGGGCTGAGCGTCGTCGCGCTGGAGGCGGGCCCGAACTTCGAGCCCGACGACCACACTCCCGACGAGACCGAGGCGGTCGAGATCAACTGGATGTCGGAACGGCTGAGCGGGGGAGACGACCCCACCGCGTTTGGGCAGAACAACAGCGGGCGCGGGGTGGGCGGCTCGACCCTGCACTGGGGCGCCTTCGCGCCGCGGCCTAGTCGCACTGACATCAGGCTCCGCAGCGACTGCGGGGTGGGGGAGGACTGGCCCGTCGACCACGACGAGCTCACCTCCTACCTCGAGCGGGTCGAGCGCTTCATCGGCGTCTCCGGCCCCGCCCACTACCCGTGGGATCCGTCGCGCCGCTACGCCTACCCGCCGACCCGCCGCAACGCGTCCTCCGAGATGATGATGCGCGGGTGCGAGGCGGTCGGCATCCGGGCGACGGATGCTCCTGCCGCCGTCATCACCCGCGACCGGCACCAGGAGCACCACGGGCTGCGGCAGGCGTGCATCTCCTGCGGCGCCTGTCACCAGGGCTGCCGTACCCAGTCGAAGGCCAGCATGGACACGACGTACCTGCCGGCCGCTGTCGCCTCGGGCGCCGAGATCAGGGCGGGAGCCACCGTCCACGGTCTCGAGCGCGACGCCGCCGGGCGCATCACGGCCGTGGTGTACCGGCAGAACGGGCGCGACGTGCGTCAGCGCTGCAGCACCGTCTTCCTCTGCGCGGGCGGCGTCGAGAGCGCGCGGCTGCTGCTGAACACCGGGGTCGGCGTCGCGAACGGGCAGGTGGGTCGCCACTTCATGGTGCACGGCGCCACCCAGGTGTGGGGCCGGTTCGACGAGGAGATGCGGAGCTACCGCGGCTACCCCTCGTCGATCATCAGCGAGGACATGGTGCGCCCCGCGGGCGCCGACTTCGCGGGCGGCTACCTGATGCAGAGCCTCGGTGTGATGCCGCTCACCTTCGCGACCACGCTCACGCGGGGTGGCGGACTCTGGGGCCAGGATCTCCTCGAGGCGCTCGACGACTACCCCTTCATGGCAGGCGTGGGCATCAATGCTGAGTGCCTCCCCGCCGAGGGCAACCTGCTCGAGCTCGCCGACGAGGTCGACGAAGTGGGGATGCGCAAGGCGACGCTGAGCTTCACGGCCGGCGACAACGAGAAGGCGATCGACGAGCACGCGGTGGCCACGATGACCGCGATCGTCGAGGCGGCCGGCGCGCGCTCGACCACGGTGCTCGCGCGCACGGCGCACACGGTCGGCACCTGCCGAATGGGCACCGACCCCGAGCTCTCTGTGGTCGACCCGGAGGGGCGCTCGCACGAGGTGTCGAACCTGTACGTCTGCGACAACTCCGTCTTCCCGAGCTCCCTCATCGCCAACCCGGCGATCACCATCATGGCGCTCGCGCTGCGCACCGCCGACCGGTTCCTCGCGGCGCGCTGA
- a CDS encoding alpha/beta fold hydrolase: MVEPTPVPASSVPVLVYLHALGSSHRAADELAARFGDSFETLAVDLPGFGSAAHLGAATVDEMAGFVIDRIADRAPTRWLLVGHSMGGKIATIVASRVLDGTAPLFGLAGVVLLAASPPAPEPMDEERRDEMLDWVTGAAISHDDARTFVDANVGAALPARSDALALGDVTVSSPEAWSAWLERGSLEDWSSNVGTLDMPALIVSGGADGDLGAEAQRELNGPVYPSARFETLAGAGHLLPWERPAEVAALVTTFADSVALAGPEVPAATAALIASSRTSSRTRGILARRALADDPAYQPAVLTPGALHTLRAIADRVVPQQHPAIDLAARLDAQLDRGDGDGWRNAELPADPEAYARALEGLDGFADLDADEQDARLRELAEARFAPVGARLSASHLASWFEDARADLVRLWLAHPASLARVGFDGFATGGDGPRKTGFRILSAGTREPWEPGAGPSRVGLAAPTARHAPTARNAPTAPHPTPTRSITP; the protein is encoded by the coding sequence GTGGTTGAGCCCACCCCCGTACCGGCATCGTCCGTGCCGGTGCTCGTGTACCTGCATGCCCTCGGGTCGAGCCATCGCGCCGCCGATGAGCTCGCCGCCCGGTTCGGCGACAGCTTCGAGACGCTCGCCGTCGACCTGCCGGGCTTCGGCTCGGCCGCGCACCTCGGCGCCGCCACCGTCGACGAGATGGCGGGCTTCGTCATCGACCGCATCGCCGACAGGGCACCCACGCGGTGGCTGCTGGTCGGGCACTCGATGGGCGGCAAGATCGCCACGATCGTCGCCTCCCGCGTGCTCGACGGCACGGCGCCGCTGTTCGGGTTGGCCGGTGTCGTGCTGCTCGCGGCCTCGCCGCCCGCGCCCGAGCCGATGGACGAGGAGCGCCGCGACGAGATGCTCGACTGGGTGACCGGTGCGGCCATCTCCCACGACGACGCGCGCACCTTCGTCGACGCGAACGTGGGGGCCGCGCTGCCGGCTCGCAGCGACGCGCTGGCGCTCGGTGACGTCACCGTCTCGTCGCCCGAGGCCTGGTCGGCCTGGCTCGAGCGCGGGAGTCTCGAGGACTGGTCGTCGAACGTCGGCACGCTCGACATGCCCGCTCTCATCGTGAGCGGCGGCGCTGACGGAGACCTCGGTGCCGAGGCGCAGCGCGAGCTCAACGGGCCCGTCTATCCCTCTGCCCGGTTCGAGACGCTGGCAGGTGCGGGACACCTGCTGCCCTGGGAGCGGCCGGCCGAGGTCGCGGCGCTCGTCACGACGTTCGCCGACTCCGTCGCACTCGCCGGCCCCGAGGTGCCGGCCGCGACCGCCGCCCTCATCGCGTCATCCCGCACCAGCAGCCGCACCCGGGGCATCCTGGCCCGGCGAGCCCTGGCCGACGACCCGGCCTACCAGCCGGCCGTGCTGACGCCCGGGGCCCTGCACACCCTCCGGGCGATCGCCGACCGCGTGGTGCCGCAGCAGCATCCCGCCATCGACCTCGCGGCGCGACTCGATGCGCAGCTGGACCGGGGCGACGGCGACGGTTGGCGCAACGCCGAGCTGCCCGCCGACCCCGAGGCCTACGCGCGTGCGCTCGAAGGCCTCGACGGCTTCGCCGACCTCGACGCCGACGAGCAGGATGCGCGGCTGCGCGAACTGGCGGAGGCGCGCTTCGCACCCGTCGGCGCGAGGCTCTCCGCGTCGCACCTGGCGAGCTGGTTCGAAGACGCCAGAGCCGATCTCGTCAGGCTGTGGCTCGCCCACCCGGCTTCGCTCGCGCGGGTCGGCTTCGACGGCTTCGCCACCGGCGGGGACGGCCCCCGCAAGACCGGCTTCCGCATCCTCTCGGCCGGTACACGGGAACCCTGGGAGCCGGGAGCAGGGCCCTCCCGCGTCGGCCTCGCCGCGCCCACCGCACGACACGCGCCCACCGCTCGAAACGCGCCCACCGCACCCCACCCCACCCCGACCCGGAGCATCACCCCATGA
- a CDS encoding SDR family oxidoreductase, whose protein sequence is MSSNDQFAPGDPVARYQRVEPPVQHQPEPGVQYEMQPVPDLGESSYRGLGRLTGRRALITGGDSGIGGAVAIAFAREGADVAIAHLPEEASDAEHVLEQVRAAGRTGVSLPTDISDPAACRKLVADAVEGLGGLDIVVNNAGRQIAVENVEDLDDEQFEQTFRVNVFANFWITKAALPHLAPGSAIISTASLEAYQPAPDRLDYAASKAAINNLSKGLAQQLADRGIRVNVVAPGPTWTALQVSGGVSDEQMRAFDDESTYQRAGQPAEIAPAYVFLASAEASYISGETLNVNGAMVTP, encoded by the coding sequence ATGAGCAGCAACGACCAGTTCGCCCCCGGAGACCCCGTCGCCCGCTACCAGCGGGTCGAGCCGCCCGTGCAGCACCAGCCCGAGCCGGGCGTGCAGTACGAGATGCAGCCGGTGCCCGATCTCGGCGAGTCGAGCTACCGGGGCCTCGGCCGCCTCACCGGCAGGCGCGCTCTCATCACGGGCGGCGACTCGGGCATCGGCGGGGCCGTCGCTATCGCGTTCGCGCGAGAGGGTGCCGATGTCGCCATCGCCCATCTGCCCGAGGAGGCCTCGGATGCGGAGCACGTGCTCGAGCAGGTGCGCGCCGCCGGGCGCACTGGTGTGAGCCTGCCGACCGACATCTCCGACCCGGCGGCCTGCCGCAAGCTGGTCGCCGACGCGGTCGAAGGTCTCGGCGGCCTCGACATCGTCGTCAACAACGCGGGCAGGCAGATCGCCGTCGAGAACGTCGAAGACCTCGACGACGAGCAGTTCGAGCAGACCTTTCGCGTGAACGTCTTCGCGAACTTCTGGATCACGAAGGCGGCGCTGCCGCACCTCGCTCCCGGCTCCGCCATCATCAGCACGGCCTCGCTCGAGGCCTATCAGCCCGCGCCCGACCGCCTCGACTACGCCGCGAGCAAAGCCGCGATCAACAACCTCTCGAAGGGGCTGGCGCAGCAGCTCGCCGACCGCGGCATCCGGGTCAACGTCGTCGCTCCCGGACCCACCTGGACGGCGTTGCAGGTCTCGGGCGGGGTCTCCGACGAGCAGATGCGCGCCTTCGACGACGAGTCGACCTACCAGCGCGCGGGCCAGCCCGCCGAGATCGCGCCCGCCTACGTCTTCCTCGCCTCAGCCGAGGCGAGCTACATCTCGGGGGAGACCCTCAACGTCAACGGCGCCATGGTCACCCCGTGA
- a CDS encoding ABC-F family ATP-binding cassette domain-containing protein: MSLIRLNDVGIEFEGRPVLREAFLKLKAGDRVGLIGKNGTGKSTLLELVLGRREPTTGTVDVTLGTTVGYFSQFSELDGEQSIREILSGHFAAVHKTQARLDAIGEQLADPETPDAMDALLTEQAELFERMDALDGWSYENAIDTVLTSLGFDEHRRDLPVDRLSGGWRNRAALARILIEAPDVLLLDEPTNFLDLDGVRWIETWLGRYAGAVLVVSHDRQFLDQVVDRIIEIENHRLQEYDGDYSAYVHAKQSRLKMLEKQFAHEEELLAYEQAASAARREAARNPNALARRLADIKKRQAPRPIDQIITDIYGGLRVSNDLLDVAHLSKGFDGTALFDDLSFSLHRGDRIAVLGANGSGKSTLLDVLTGETEADSGQIRWAKGVRFVSYNRVFAELDLTDTVGHAVNAYPDSLAFSATKKSVARFLAMLQFSEADLQQRIGNLSGGQRARVAIAQCLLSGAAVIILDEPTNHLDITSTQVMERALTHFPGAVLVVSHDRFFVDKLADRLLVFDGTPTIVERAATGAL; this comes from the coding sequence GTGAGTCTCATCCGCCTGAACGACGTCGGCATCGAGTTCGAGGGGCGGCCGGTGCTGCGCGAGGCGTTCCTCAAGCTCAAGGCGGGCGACCGCGTGGGTCTCATCGGCAAGAACGGCACCGGCAAGAGCACCCTGCTCGAGCTGGTGCTCGGTCGGCGTGAGCCCACCACCGGCACCGTCGACGTGACGCTCGGCACCACGGTGGGCTACTTCTCGCAGTTCTCCGAGCTCGACGGCGAGCAGAGCATCCGCGAGATCCTGAGCGGTCACTTCGCCGCGGTGCACAAGACGCAGGCCAGGCTCGACGCGATCGGCGAGCAGCTCGCCGACCCGGAGACGCCCGACGCGATGGATGCGCTGCTCACCGAGCAGGCGGAGCTGTTCGAGCGCATGGACGCCCTCGACGGCTGGTCGTACGAGAACGCCATCGACACCGTGCTCACCAGCCTCGGCTTCGACGAGCACCGCCGCGACCTGCCCGTCGACCGCCTCTCAGGAGGCTGGCGCAACCGGGCGGCGCTCGCGCGCATCCTGATCGAGGCCCCCGACGTGCTGTTGCTCGACGAGCCGACGAACTTCCTCGACCTCGACGGGGTGCGCTGGATCGAGACCTGGCTCGGCCGCTACGCCGGCGCCGTGCTGGTGGTGAGCCACGACCGGCAGTTCCTCGACCAGGTGGTCGACCGCATCATCGAGATCGAGAACCACCGGCTGCAGGAGTACGACGGCGACTACTCGGCCTACGTGCACGCGAAGCAGTCGCGGCTGAAGATGCTCGAGAAGCAGTTCGCCCACGAGGAGGAGCTGCTCGCCTACGAGCAGGCGGCCTCCGCGGCCCGCCGCGAGGCCGCCCGCAACCCGAACGCGCTCGCCCGCCGGCTCGCCGACATCAAGAAGCGCCAGGCCCCGCGCCCGATCGATCAGATCATCACCGACATCTACGGCGGCCTCAGGGTGAGCAACGACCTGCTCGACGTGGCGCATCTCAGCAAGGGCTTCGACGGCACCGCGCTCTTCGACGACCTCAGCTTCAGCCTGCACCGCGGCGACCGCATCGCGGTGCTGGGCGCGAACGGCTCGGGCAAGTCGACGCTGCTCGACGTGCTCACGGGTGAGACCGAGGCCGATTCGGGGCAGATCCGCTGGGCCAAGGGGGTGCGCTTCGTCTCCTACAACCGCGTGTTCGCCGAACTCGACCTCACCGACACCGTCGGCCACGCCGTGAACGCCTACCCCGACTCGCTCGCCTTCAGCGCGACGAAGAAGAGCGTCGCCCGGTTCCTCGCCATGCTGCAGTTCTCCGAGGCCGACCTGCAGCAGCGCATCGGGAACCTCTCCGGCGGGCAGCGGGCCCGTGTCGCCATCGCGCAGTGCCTGCTCTCGGGGGCCGCGGTGATCATCCTCGACGAGCCCACCAACCACCTCGACATCACCAGCACGCAGGTGATGGAGCGCGCCCTCACCCACTTCCCGGGCGCCGTGCTGGTCGTCAGCCACGACCGCTTCTTCGTCGACAAGCTCGCCGACCGCCTGCTCGTGTTCGACGGCACTCCCACGATCGTGGAACGCGCGGCGACCGGCGCTCTCTGA